The DNA sequence GAAGACCGTCGCGAGCATCGTGCCGCGGACCTGGTTGAAGAGGGAGCCCGCGTAGTCGGCGCCGCCGAAGTTGTCCGCGAAGACCGAGGCGTCGAAGTAGAACAGCGCCAGGATCACGAAGAAGAGGATGGGGACGATCTTGGCCACGGTGACGATCCGGTTGATCGCCGCGGCTTCCTTGACGCCGCGGCGGATCAGGAGGAAGAACCCCCACAGGCCGATCGAGGAGATCACCACCGCCGTCACGGTGTCGCCGTCGCCGAGCACCGGTGCCACCGCGCCGACCGTCGACATGATGAGCACCCAGTAGGTAACGTTGCCGACGCAGGCGCTGGCCCATTGACTTGCTCCTCGGGCTGAAGCCCGAGGATTCTGGTCTTCCGTTCCGTTGCTGTGCCGCTACGCGGCACGAGGTTCGGGCGGGAATCCGTGGCTTCCTGCTTCGTCGCGCTGTGCCAGGACGAGTCCTGGTCCTACCTGCGCTCCACAGGCTGTGACCGCCAGCCCGGCGGCCGCTTTGACGTTCTTCGCGGCGTTGTGGTCCCGGTCATGTACCGCACCACAGGCGGCACAGGTCCAGGTCCGGACGTGCAAGGGCTTGGGGCCGTCCTTGGCCCCGCACTGCGAGCAGACCTGGCTGGTCGGTGTGAACCGGCCGATCTTCACCAGGGTCCGCCCGTACCGAACCGCTTTGTACTCCAGCATGTGTACGAACTGCGACCAGCCCGCGTCATGCACACTCTTCGCCAGCTTGGTGCGTGCCAGTGCCCTGACCGCCAGGTCCTCCACGGCAATCCCTTGGTTCTCGGAGATCAGCCGGGTGGAGAGCTGGTGGTGGAACTCACGGCGGGCGTCCGTCACTTGTGCGTGTGCGCGAGCGACCTTGAGTCGCGCCTTCTCGCGGTTCCTGGATCCCTTCTGTTTGCGCGACAGCTCGCGTTGGGCCCTCTTCAGCTTCTTCTCCGCGCGGCGCAGGAACCTGGGGGAGTCGATCTTCGTGCCGTCGGAGAGGACGGCGAAGTGCGTCAGCCCGAGGTCGAT is a window from the Streptomyces sp. MMBL 11-1 genome containing:
- a CDS encoding RNA-guided endonuclease InsQ/TnpB family protein translates to MQLRYAFRLYPDPGQQRALAKAFGCARVVFNDAVRAREDARKAQQPFPKIGELSTSLITQAKQTASRSWLGEVSAVVLQQSLRDVETAYRNFFASLKGTRKGPRIGPPRFKSRKDARQSIRFTANARWSVTDSGRLNLPKIGPVKVKWSRTLPATPTSVTVIKDAAGRFFASFVIDTDPAADAARMPSSDRTVGIDLGLTHFAVLSDGTKIDSPRFLRRAEKKLKRAQRELSRKQKGSRNREKARLKVARAHAQVTDARREFHHQLSTRLISENQGIAVEDLAVRALARTKLAKSVHDAGWSQFVHMLEYKAVRYGRTLVKIGRFTPTSQVCSQCGAKDGPKPLHVRTWTCAACGAVHDRDHNAAKNVKAAAGLAVTACGAQVGPGLVLAQRDEAGSHGFPPEPRAA